The stretch of DNA GCGGTCGCGCGCCAGCTTGCGAGCGCGGTTCCGGCGCTCGGGTGGGCCGTGAAGGCCGCCGTGGGCTACGGCGGCACGGCAGCCATGGGATGGGCGGCCGTGGAGTACTACGAAGGCGGCGCGGCCTTTGCGAAGGCGGCCGACGCCGTGGCGCACGCCCGCTCCCAGGTGGCCGCCGAGACCGCCCGCCCCGGCTCGACGCTCAACCGCGCAGCCGACGCCGTGCAGCGCCGCGCGGCGCAGGCGGCGGTGACGCCGGCCGTGACGGTGATGAAGGCCGCTTTCGGCGACAAGGTAAAAGACGTGGCGGCAAGCGTTTCCGGCATGGCCGGGGGCGTGAGCAGCGTTGCCGACGGGGTGGGCAAGACCGCCTGCACGGTGAGCGCGGCCGCTGATTGCGTGAAAAGGCATCTCTCGTGACGAATCTTTGGTCTCGGGTCGCTCCGCTGCTTGCGGACGCGGAGCGGCCTGCCCGCTACCTCAACCACGAATTCGGGTGCGTCTACAAAGAGGACGCCCCGTTTCGCTTCTGCATGGTCTACCCGGACACCTACGAGCTCGGTCAGGCGAACCAGGCCGTGCGCATCTTGGTCAACCGGGTGAACGCCGAGCACGGCATGGGCGCCGAGCGGGCGTTTCTGCCGGCGCCCGCCTTCTGCGACACGCTGCGCGAAGAGGGCGTCCCGCTGTTTTCGCTCGAAGGCTGCCGCCCGCTTGCCGAGTTCGACGTGATTGGCGTGACGCTGCCCCATGAGTTAGCTGCAACTAACATTCTAGAAGCCCTCGATCTGGCCGGCGTTCCGCTGCGGGCCGACGCGCGGCGCGACGGCGACCCGATCGTGGTGGCCGGCGGCCCGTGCGCGTTCAACCCCGAGCCCTACGCGCCGTTTTTCGACGCGTTCAACATCGGCGAGGGCGAAGAGATGCTGGTGGAGGGCTTGCGGCTCGTGCGCGACCGGCAGGATGCAGGCGCGTCCCGGCGCGAGATCGTGCGGGCGCTTGCGGACGTGGGCGGCTGGTACGTGCCGTCGCTGTACCGGTGGCGCGGCGAAGACGAGGCGCAGGCGGCCGGCTCGTGGATCGAGCCGCTTTGCGCGGGCGTGCCGGACGTCATCGAGAAGCGCATCTTCGAGGGCTTTGCGCAAAGTTCTGGCTGGGAGCCGAACGTCGTGCCGTTCGCCGAGGTGGTGCACGACCGCCTGAACGTCGAGATCCTGCGCGGGTGCGCCCGCGGCTGCCGGTTTTGCCAGGCGGGCATGATGTATCGGCCCGTGCGCGAGCGCAGCGCCGACAACATCGTGGACTCGGTTGTGACGGGGCTGGCCGAAACGGGGTATGACGAGGTGAGCCTCACGTCGCTGTCGTCGACCGACCACTCGCAGATTGCCGAGATCCTGACGCGCATCAACGCGGCCTGCGAAGGCCGGGGCGTGCGCGTGTCGGTGCCTTCGCAGCGGCTCGATTCGTTCGGCGTGGAAATGGCCGAGCTGGTGGCCGGGCAGAAAAAGGGAGGCCTCACGTTTGCGCCGGAGGCCGGCACGCAGCGGCTGCGCGACGTCATCAACAAGAACGTCACCGAAGAAGACCTGTTCGCGGCCGTGGACGCCGCGTTTGCCGCCGGTTGGCGCCGCTGCAAGCTCTACTTCATGATCGGGCTGCCGACCGAGACCGACGAAGACGTGAAGGGCATCGCGAGCCTGGCCCAGCGAGCCTACGACCGGGCGAAGGCCGCAGTGCCGCCCGAGCAGCGCGGCAGCGTGCGCCTGTCGGTGAGCGTCGCGGTGTTCGTGCCGAAGGCCCAGACGCCGTTCCAGTGGGACGGGCAGATAACGCCCGAGGAAACGCTGCGGCGCATCCAGCTTCTGCGCAACTCGGTGAAGTACAAGGCGGTGGACGTGAACTGGCACGATCCGAAGACGAGCTTCGTCGAGGCCGTCATGAGCCGCGGCGGGCGCGAGGTGGCGGCCGTCGTGGAAGAGGCGTGGCGGCGCGGGGCGCGCTTCGACGCCTGGACGGAATGCTTCGACGAGGACGCGTGGCGGGGCGCCGCCGAGGCGTGCGGCGTCGATCCGGAGGCGGTCGCGCAGACGACGTATCCGACCGACTACGTCATGCCGTGGAGCCATGTGTCCACGGGCGTGTCCGTGCGCTTTCTGGCCCTCGAGCGAAAGCGCGCCGCCGAGGGGCGCACGACCGAGGACTGCACGTTTGGGCGCTGCAGCGCCTGCGGGGCGTGTCCGGCGCTCGACGCGGACAACGAGCTGGCGCAGCCGCGCACGTCTGGCGGCTCGAACGCACGGAAGGAGGCCGCAGATGAGTGATCCGCGCTTGTTCCGGCTGCGCGTCACGTTCGGCAAGCAGGGGCGGCTGGCGCTGCTGTCGCATTTGGAGGTCGCTCGTGCCCTTGAGCGGGCGGTGCGCCGCTCCGGCCTGCCCTTCGCGGTGAGCCAGGGGTTTTCGCCCCACATGAGGATAGCCTTCGGGGCGGCCCTGCCGGTGGGAGTGGGCGGCACCTCTGAGATCTTCGACCTGCTGCTGACCGACTACGTCGCGCCGGCCCGCGCGCTTTGCGCGCTGCAGGCGACGAGCGCGCCCGATCTCATGCCGACCGCGTGCCGCTATGTGGAGCCCCAGGCGCCTGCTGCGTCGGTCGCGTTTCCGGTCGGCACCTACGTCGCGCAGCTGACCGACGAGGTGCGAGAGCTGGCAGTGCCCACAGAAGTGCGCGTCGTGCGCAAGAAAAAGGAAAAGACCCTGGTCGTGGGCGAGTTTTTGCGCCAGGAGGTCGAGGCGGCGGGCAACGAGGTACGCTTCGTCCTGGAATCGAAGCCCTCAGGATCGCTGCGCCCCGACGTGCTTGTGCGCGAAATCTGCGCCGCCAGCGCGTCGGAGAGCGGTGAGGCGCTCCGCGTGCTGTCGATGACCCGCACGGCGCAGGACCCGGCGTAAAGCGGTCTGGGGCCCTTGCGCGCCGCGTTTCCCTATGCGTTTCGCACTTCGGCCGATACCAGCTTGCGCAGCTCGTCGATGCCGATGCCCTTTTCCGACGACGTGACGACGATCGGCACGTCGGGGCCTAAGTCGAGCTGGCGGGTGATGGCGGCCTTTTGCTGGCGCTGCTTGTTGGGGGTCAGCTTGTCGGCCTTGGTCAGCACCACCGCGAACGGCAGCTCGGCGTCCTGCAGAAATGCGATCATGTTCTCGTCGAGCGGCTGGGCGGGGTGGCGGATGTCGATGAGCGACAGCACGAGCAGAAAGTCGCGGTCTTGGTTGAAGTAGCCCTCGATAAGCTCGCTCCAGCGCCCCTTTTCCGACTTCGACACCTTTGCGTAGCCGTAGCCCGGAAGGTCCACGAAACGGACGTCGCCGGCCTCGAAGAAGTTGATGGTCGACGTCTTGCCCGGCGTGCCCGACACCTTCGCGAGCGCCTTGCGGTTGAACAGCCTGTTGATGAGCGAC from Xiamenia xianingshaonis encodes:
- a CDS encoding TIGR03960 family B12-binding radical SAM protein: MTNLWSRVAPLLADAERPARYLNHEFGCVYKEDAPFRFCMVYPDTYELGQANQAVRILVNRVNAEHGMGAERAFLPAPAFCDTLREEGVPLFSLEGCRPLAEFDVIGVTLPHELAATNILEALDLAGVPLRADARRDGDPIVVAGGPCAFNPEPYAPFFDAFNIGEGEEMLVEGLRLVRDRQDAGASRREIVRALADVGGWYVPSLYRWRGEDEAQAAGSWIEPLCAGVPDVIEKRIFEGFAQSSGWEPNVVPFAEVVHDRLNVEILRGCARGCRFCQAGMMYRPVRERSADNIVDSVVTGLAETGYDEVSLTSLSSTDHSQIAEILTRINAACEGRGVRVSVPSQRLDSFGVEMAELVAGQKKGGLTFAPEAGTQRLRDVINKNVTEEDLFAAVDAAFAAGWRRCKLYFMIGLPTETDEDVKGIASLAQRAYDRAKAAVPPEQRGSVRLSVSVAVFVPKAQTPFQWDGQITPEETLRRIQLLRNSVKYKAVDVNWHDPKTSFVEAVMSRGGREVAAVVEEAWRRGARFDAWTECFDEDAWRGAAEACGVDPEAVAQTTYPTDYVMPWSHVSTGVSVRFLALERKRAAEGRTTEDCTFGRCSACGACPALDADNELAQPRTSGGSNARKEAADE
- a CDS encoding TIGR03936 family radical SAM-associated protein; this translates as MSDPRLFRLRVTFGKQGRLALLSHLEVARALERAVRRSGLPFAVSQGFSPHMRIAFGAALPVGVGGTSEIFDLLLTDYVAPARALCALQATSAPDLMPTACRYVEPQAPAASVAFPVGTYVAQLTDEVRELAVPTEVRVVRKKKEKTLVVGEFLRQEVEAAGNEVRFVLESKPSGSLRPDVLVREICAASASESGEALRVLSMTRTAQDPA
- the yihA gene encoding ribosome biogenesis GTP-binding protein YihA/YsxC, with amino-acid sequence MNFNNVRYERSFGTSSQLPPSTMPEISFAGRSNVGKSSLINRLFNRKALAKVSGTPGKTSTINFFEAGDVRFVDLPGYGYAKVSKSEKGRWSELIEGYFNQDRDFLLVLSLIDIRHPAQPLDENMIAFLQDAELPFAVVLTKADKLTPNKQRQQKAAITRQLDLGPDVPIVVTSSEKGIGIDELRKLVSAEVRNA